One Hyla sarda isolate aHylSar1 chromosome 11, aHylSar1.hap1, whole genome shotgun sequence genomic window carries:
- the DTD2 gene encoding D-aminoacyl-tRNA deacylase 2 isoform X1, with the protein MSLSFIYPTAHSYSAYITGSSPDMATIEREVAARVVLQQCLHAKLQVRPQDKDSDAEWVEIQRGMVMYVCFFKGSTKDLIPKMVSSLLNVKLSESDSGKRESITELPGDVLIVPQATLGGKSKGRCMQYHSNAGKEQGMELYDLLIAQCQKELEAHPQWLKSGAALRYGTYGNRQVLKLDTNGPYTHLLEF; encoded by the exons ATGTCACTATCTTTTATTTACCCCACCGCACATTCATATTCTGCTTATATTACTGGAAGCtctccagat ATGGCGACAATAGAGAGGGAGGTCGCTGCCCGTGTTGTGCTTCAGCAATGTTTGCATGCCAAGTTGCAGGTTAGACCTCAGGATAAGGACTCTGATGCTGAGTGGGTGGAG ATACAAAGGGGTATGGTCATGTATGTCTGCTTTTTTAAAGGTTCAACAAAAGATTTAATTCCAAAAATGG TGAGCTCCCTGCTAAATGTGAAATTGAGTGAATCCGATTCTGGAAAACGCGAGTCCATCACCGAACTCCCTGGAGATGTACTTATTGTTCCTCAGGCTACACTTGGAGGAAAGTCAAAGGGTCGCTGCATGCAGTACCATTCAAATGCAGGCAAGGAGCAGGGCATGGAGTTATATGACCTTCTTATAGCTCAGTGCCAGAAGGAACTGGAGGCTCACCCCCAATGGTTAAAGTCTGGTGCTGCATTGCGTTATGGAACCTATGGAAACAGACAGGTTTTGAAACTTGATACCAATGGACCTTATACACACTTACTGGAATTCTGA
- the DTD2 gene encoding D-aminoacyl-tRNA deacylase 2 isoform X2 translates to MLGVVVTHRQMATIEREVAARVVLQQCLHAKLQVRPQDKDSDAEWVEIQRGMVMYVCFFKGSTKDLIPKMVSSLLNVKLSESDSGKRESITELPGDVLIVPQATLGGKSKGRCMQYHSNAGKEQGMELYDLLIAQCQKELEAHPQWLKSGAALRYGTYGNRQVLKLDTNGPYTHLLEF, encoded by the exons atgctgggagttgtagttacacatcGACAG ATGGCGACAATAGAGAGGGAGGTCGCTGCCCGTGTTGTGCTTCAGCAATGTTTGCATGCCAAGTTGCAGGTTAGACCTCAGGATAAGGACTCTGATGCTGAGTGGGTGGAG ATACAAAGGGGTATGGTCATGTATGTCTGCTTTTTTAAAGGTTCAACAAAAGATTTAATTCCAAAAATGG TGAGCTCCCTGCTAAATGTGAAATTGAGTGAATCCGATTCTGGAAAACGCGAGTCCATCACCGAACTCCCTGGAGATGTACTTATTGTTCCTCAGGCTACACTTGGAGGAAAGTCAAAGGGTCGCTGCATGCAGTACCATTCAAATGCAGGCAAGGAGCAGGGCATGGAGTTATATGACCTTCTTATAGCTCAGTGCCAGAAGGAACTGGAGGCTCACCCCCAATGGTTAAAGTCTGGTGCTGCATTGCGTTATGGAACCTATGGAAACAGACAGGTTTTGAAACTTGATACCAATGGACCTTATACACACTTACTGGAATTCTGA
- the DTD2 gene encoding D-aminoacyl-tRNA deacylase 2 isoform X3 — protein MATIEREVAARVVLQQCLHAKLQVRPQDKDSDAEWVEIQRGMVMYVCFFKGSTKDLIPKMVSSLLNVKLSESDSGKRESITELPGDVLIVPQATLGGKSKGRCMQYHSNAGKEQGMELYDLLIAQCQKELEAHPQWLKSGAALRYGTYGNRQVLKLDTNGPYTHLLEF, from the exons ATGGCGACAATAGAGAGGGAGGTCGCTGCCCGTGTTGTGCTTCAGCAATGTTTGCATGCCAAGTTGCAGGTTAGACCTCAGGATAAGGACTCTGATGCTGAGTGGGTGGAG ATACAAAGGGGTATGGTCATGTATGTCTGCTTTTTTAAAGGTTCAACAAAAGATTTAATTCCAAAAATGG TGAGCTCCCTGCTAAATGTGAAATTGAGTGAATCCGATTCTGGAAAACGCGAGTCCATCACCGAACTCCCTGGAGATGTACTTATTGTTCCTCAGGCTACACTTGGAGGAAAGTCAAAGGGTCGCTGCATGCAGTACCATTCAAATGCAGGCAAGGAGCAGGGCATGGAGTTATATGACCTTCTTATAGCTCAGTGCCAGAAGGAACTGGAGGCTCACCCCCAATGGTTAAAGTCTGGTGCTGCATTGCGTTATGGAACCTATGGAAACAGACAGGTTTTGAAACTTGATACCAATGGACCTTATACACACTTACTGGAATTCTGA